One genomic window of Fusarium keratoplasticum isolate Fu6.1 chromosome 3, whole genome shotgun sequence includes the following:
- a CDS encoding Fungal-trans domain-containing protein, with protein sequence MDQSKVGSTAGPAGPDDTARRACDQCRMRKIRCDKDWPCSNCRIAKRSCTSTGVGQRAKEPRQRVLISSQYERKIDQIETRLGSIETILRDLAQRPVSTPASNIQFPVTPQQSSAQPGTTTASTVGFESSDDESAFGGDSVIAQQTNFASEFLEHAVERTSLQDVSPKMWEALTNLRQLAELQNRQSISHGPRFPLQQPIPQGGLVQLRMPPMDVVVSLLKRIRASPPGLFTFVCYFVGISDFSNLCRMVYFPTDDFSDSAFIIVNAGLYYLFLEQHTLTDNEVVKEEFVSYLHTCRVNLETALANVSLFMSAKIETVQALLLGTLYAIDVCRPSVAWHLNSAAAQLCLTAGFHRKEHSSRDPEGSSVKGILFWYIYTTDKALGIRLGRAPVIQDWDIDIPRTFNFEGILSLETKAIATMWLKAATLQGRVYEQLFCPAALAQPQAVIVERARLLATECRQVVAEATESRDLAIASLEKIGASPLVDVHVKGDEVQLLSTMTLIYRAIPAPEGSISRFCDECVESARRAVHTHLACMEMVRKDPNAKTIYVHWNLVLTPFAPFFVLFCYVIESLSAEDLDLLNKFAASIAEAVDSSETMTKLFRLCHVMSNVAALYVEAKSQQQEDQAMVPIGDEFEVYLSQLGFMPTVDQQAMNAANDPNAVFHEGSQVAQMADWMSGSRNLLGLLEEDINQIGGPQWPGQM encoded by the exons ATGGATCAGTCCAAGGTTGGCTCGACAGCCGGGCCCGCGGGTCCCGATGACACTGCAAGACGAGCG TGTGATCAATGCCGTATGAGAAAG ATCCGCTGCGATAAAGACTGGCCTTGTTCCAACTGCCGCATCGCTAAGAGATCCTGTACATCTACAGGCGTTGGCCAGAGAGCCAAAGAGCCTCGGCAACGAGTCCTGATCTCGTCCCAATA TGAACGCAAGATCGACCAGATCGAGACTCGTCTCGGCAGCATCGAGACTATCCTCCGGGATCTAGCACAGCGGCCCGTTTCCACCCCCGCAAGCAACATCCAATTCCCTGTAACTCCTCAACAGTCCTCTGCGCAGCCTGGTACAACGACCGCCTCCACTGTGGGCTTCGAAAGCTCTGACGATGAGTCCGCATTTGGTGGTGACTCGGTAATCGCCCAACAGACCAACTTTGCCAGCGAGTTCCTTGAACACGCTGTTGAGCGGACCTCGCTGCAAGATGTCAGCCCCAAGATGTGGGAGGCTCTCACCAACCTGAGACAGTTAGCAGAGCTTCAGAACCGCCAGTCTATCAGCCATGGTCCTCGCTTCCCTCTCCAACAGCCGATTCCACAGGGTGGCCTAGTCCAGCTTCGGATGCCACCTATGGATGTCGTAGTCTCTCTTCTCAAACGCATCAGAG CATCTCCACCAGGTCTCTTCACCTTTGTCTGCTATTTTGTGGGCATCAGTGACTTTTCCAATCTTTGCCGTATGGTCTACTTTCCCACCGACGACTTTTCCGACTCCGCCTTTATCATTGTCAACGCTGGTCTCTATTACTTATTCTTGGAGCAACACACCTTGACCGATAATGAAGTCGTCAAGGAAGAATTCGTCTCGTACCTTCATACATGTCGAGTCAACCTTGAGACTGCCCTAGCAAATGTTTCGCTCTTCATGTCTGCTAAGATCGAAACTGTCCAGGCTCTTTTATTGGGT ACCCTATATGCCATTGATGTATGCAGGCCATCTGTGGCCTGGCATCTGAATAGTGCTGCAGCTCAACTCTGCCTCACAGCCGGTTTCCACCGAAAGGAGCACTCATCCCGCGACCCAGAAGGATCCAGTGTCAAGGGCATCTTGTTCTGGTACATTTACACAACGGACAAGGCATTAGGTATACGGCTAGGCCGCGCCCCTGTAATCCAGGACTGGGACATCGATATCCCACGTACCTTCAACTTTGAGGGCATACTGAGTCTAGAGACCAAGGCCATTGCCACCATGTGGCTCAAAGCTGCAACACTCCAGGGTCGAGTATATGAGCAACT ATTTTGCCCGGCAGCATTGGCGCAACCACAGGCGGTCATTGTCGAAAGAGCCCGGTTGTTGGCAACCGAGTGTCGCCAAGTGGTGGCGGAAGCGACTGAAAGCCGAGATCTAGCTATCGCCTCGCTAGAAAAGATAGGAGCGTCGCCTCTTGTCGATGTCCACGTCAAGGGCGACGAGGTACAACTGCTTTCAACCATGACGCTCATATATCGAGCGATCCCCGCTCCAGAGGGCTCTATCAGCCGGTTTTGTGACGAATGCGTTGAAAGTGCGCGACGGGCAGTACACACGCACCTGGCGTGTATGGAAATGGTGCGAAAGGATCCAAATGCCAAGACCATTTATGTCCATTG GAACTTGGTGTTGACTCCATTTGCTCCCTTCTTTGTCCTCTTCTGTTATGTCATCGAGTCCCTCTCAGCAGAAGATCTTGACTTGTTAAACAAGTTCGCCGCATCTATTGCGGAGGCTGTCGACTCGTCCGAGACTATGACGAAGCTATTCAGGCTCTGTCATGTCATGAGCAACGTGGCAGCGCTATATGTTGAGGCCAAGtcgcagcagcaagaggacCAGGCAATGGTGCCCATCGGAGATGAGTTCGAGGTGTATCTGAGCCAGCTCGGTTTCATGCCCACAGTGGATCAACAGGCCATGAATGCCGCGAACGATCCCAACGCAGTGTTCCATGAGGGCTCGCAGGTTGCGCAAATGGCGGACTGGATGTCGGGAAGCCGGAACCTGCTTGGGCTATTGGAAGAGGATATAAACCAGATAGGCGGACCTCAGTGGCCCGGACAAATGTGA
- a CDS encoding C2H2-type domain-containing protein, with protein sequence MPPRHQTLPPAQTSSAREAQKSFYCQLCSKGYSRMNDYEAHLSSYDHSHKQRLKDMKAMVRDPNAGSRARKAEAKADGLISIKLPGQEGANGSSGGGGGFKKGGFKKSGFKSAFTKVEGGASGTAVEKPKPTNVLEPAPANPGLQKNLSAESDTEDEGYEVYDPRFPTD encoded by the exons ATGCCGCCA CGACACCAAACCCTCCCGCCAGCGCAGACCTCCTCAGCGCGTGAGGCTCAAAAGTCCTTCTATTGCCAACTGTGCTCTAAAGGATACTCCCGCATGAATGATTATGAGGCGCATCTCAGCAGCTATGACCACAGCCACAAGCAGCGCCTCAAGGACATGAAGGCCATGGTGCGCGATCCAAACGCGGGTTCACGTGCgcgcaaggccgaggccaaggcagacggcctcatcagcatcaaactccctggtcaagaaggagccAATGGTAGcagtggaggtggaggcggtTTTAAGAAGGGCGGCTTCAAGAAGAGTGGCTTTAAGAGCGCCTTCACCAAGGTTGAGGGCGGTGCATCAGGAACAGCAGTGGAGAAGCCCAAACCAACTAATGTCCTTGAGCCTGCCCCGGCAAACCCAGGTCTCCAGAAGAATCTGTCCGCAGAGAGCGATACCGAGGATGAAGGCTACGAAGTCTACGACCCCAGGTTCCCTACGGATTAA